The sequence below is a genomic window from Petroclostridium xylanilyticum.
CTACAGTTTTTCCACAGGCGATTGGAATGGCAGCTGCCTTTGATGAGGAATTAATATATGATATTGCTTGTGTTATCTCTGATGAAGCAAGAGCTAAGTACCATGAATTTCAGCGGCAAGGTGACCATGGTATTTACAAAGGGCTTACTTACTGGTCTCCTAATATTAACATTTTCCGTGATCCTAGATGGGGACGCGGACATGAAACTTATGGAGAAGATCCATATTTGACAGGAAGATTAGGTGTAGCCTTTGTCAAAGGATTGCAGGGTGATGATCCGAAATATCTTAAACTGGTAGCAACGCCTAAGCATTTTGCGGTACACAGCGGTCCCGAAGGATTACGGCACGAATTTAATGCAATTGTAAGCAAAAAAGACATGTATGAGACTTATTTACCTGCGTTTAAAGAATGTGTTAAAGAAGCTAAAGCCGAATCGATTATGGGAGCATACAATAGAGTCAATGATGAACCTTGTTGTGGTAGTAAGACATTATTGCAGAACATTTTAAGGGATGAATGGGGATTTGATGGTTATGTGGTGTCAGATTGCTGGGCAGTACAGGATTTTCATTTGCATCACCATGTTACTTCTACGTCGGTAGATTCAGCAGCTATGGCAGTCACTAATGGTTGTGATTTAAACTGTGGGTGTACGTTTGCTAACTTATTGGTAGCCCATAAAGAAGGATTGATTAGTGAAAAAACTATCGATGAAGCTGTGAAGCGATTATTTAGAGCTAGATTTAAACTGGGCATGTTTGATCCGGATAAAATGGTGCCATACGCTTCTATTCCATATGAAGTTAATGATTGTGAAGAACATAGAGAATTTGCAGTGGATGTAGCTAGAAAGACAATGGTACTGTTAAAAAATGAAAATAACTTACTGCCGTTGGATAAAAATATCAAATCTATTGCAGTAATTGGACCAAATGCTGATGATAGAGAAGTGTTGTTGGCCAATTACTCAGGAACACCTTCTAAATATGTAACGCCACTTGAAGGTATCAGATCAAAAGTTTCAAAGCAAACCAGAATATACTATGCACTTGGATGTCATCTCACAAAAGAAAAAACCGGAACTTTAGGTACAAGAAAAGATCGGTTTGCTGAAGCAATTAGTGCAGCACAAAAGGCTGATATAGTAGTAATGTGTCTAGGATTATCAGCTCAAATTGAAGGAGAGCAAGGGGATGTCTCCAATTCGGATGCAGCAGGTGACAAAGTCAATCTTGATTTACCAGGGTTACAGCAGGAGTTGTTGGAAGAAATTTATAAAACCGGAAAGCCGATTGTATTGGTATTATTAAGCGGAAGTGCATTGGCAATCAATTGGGCGGACGAACATATACCGGCTATATTGCAAGCATGGTATCCGGGAGCAGAAGGTGGAAGGGCTATAGCAGATGTACTGTTTGGTGATCATAATCCGTCCGGTAGGCTACCAGTTACTTTTGTAAAATCCATGGA
It includes:
- a CDS encoding glycoside hydrolase family 3 C-terminal domain-containing protein — protein: MSEKYPFMNPDLSIEERVKDLVSRMTLEEKVSQMLHSAPAIERLGVPAYNWWCECLHGVARAGVATVFPQAIGMAAAFDEELIYDIACVISDEARAKYHEFQRQGDHGIYKGLTYWSPNINIFRDPRWGRGHETYGEDPYLTGRLGVAFVKGLQGDDPKYLKLVATPKHFAVHSGPEGLRHEFNAIVSKKDMYETYLPAFKECVKEAKAESIMGAYNRVNDEPCCGSKTLLQNILRDEWGFDGYVVSDCWAVQDFHLHHHVTSTSVDSAAMAVTNGCDLNCGCTFANLLVAHKEGLISEKTIDEAVKRLFRARFKLGMFDPDKMVPYASIPYEVNDCEEHREFAVDVARKTMVLLKNENNLLPLDKNIKSIAVIGPNADDREVLLANYSGTPSKYVTPLEGIRSKVSKQTRIYYALGCHLTKEKTGTLGTRKDRFAEAISAAQKADIVVMCLGLSAQIEGEQGDVSNSDAAGDKVNLDLPGLQQELLEEIYKTGKPIVLVLLSGSALAINWADEHIPAILQAWYPGAEGGRAIADVLFGDHNPSGRLPVTFVKSMDDLPPFEDYSMKNRTYRYMTKEALYPFGYGLSYTRFKYTNLRIDKEVINIGELVQVSVEVENVGDCVGDEIVQLYLKDMDASVDIPNYQLQGFKRITLEPNEKIKVTFTVSPRQMALINEDGKCILEPGDFRVYVGGSQPDSRSEKLMGQKVNFVDFKVQGNAIELG